In the Trichoderma atroviride chromosome 4, complete sequence genome, ACCGATTGGACCCTCCcgctgaagaaaaaaatgatgtCTCTGTTGAACCAGAGTGTGCGATTGTGGTCCGTTGCTCAGCTCACGCCGCGTTCCCAGAAGCCCTCGCCCATGTGGCGGCGAGTACGAAATTTTGGGTCCCTTGGAGAGTTGGAGGGGGCCGCCACGCAGCTTCCCATGAGTATTGGCTGATCAGACTGTGTTTGAATCGGTTGCATCAATTTCCTATTTGGCCACCAACAGGCACCTCATCGTGGCCCCCTGTTCTGTGAAGAACACAAGTATCTGTCATACAATACAGATAAAAGACGTCGGCGCCTTCATGTTGTGAGAAAACCGTGTCCTGGATTCCCTTATCAACCGTTGGCAAGCCTGAATCCCATTGCCTTGTTGTTCTCACGCACAAGAGTCGAAGagagcaaacaaacaaacctCCCCAGCAGCCGTTGCAACGGTCAAGATGACGGTCAACGATAAGCCCGTGCTGATCATTGGCGCCGGAGTCGTGGGCTTGACGTTGGCACACGGGCTCAAAAAGGTAATGTCGCAAATCAACAGAGCTCAAGGAAATTTCCAAAACGCACACCTTGGCTGCGCTAAAGCTGCTTGGTCCCTCACGGTCATGATGGAGCCACCTGCGTTGGCTGTTggttctgctgcagctgcagcttgcggTGGCAGCATGGCCCAATAGGGTGTAACAGCTTCAGGCCAATGGTCTATATCATTACGTCGGAGCCCAGATGTGCTAATTCTACGCCCATGTTCGTGTTGCATCTAGGCAAATATTCCTTTCGAAATCTACGAGCGAGACGAGAACATCGATGCCCGAGGACAGGGCTGGGCCATCACTCTGCATTGGGTGCTGCAGTACCTCGGCGAGATTATCGATCAAGACACATTCGCCGGCTTGGATGACGTCCAAGTCGATCCAGAGACTGGCCGTAACGACACGGGcaacttcatcttcatcaacctcaaaacaaaagagcCCAAGTTCTACATCCCTCCCAACGCGCGTCGCCGTGTGAATCGCGAGAAGCTGCGCCGGCTTCTACTCAAGAATGTCGCGGAAAACGTCCACTGGGACAAGCAGCTGACAGACGTCCAAGTCTCGGACAACGGCGTCAAGGCCGCTTTCGCAGATGGAAGCGCGGCCGAGGGGAAAATGCTCATTGGCGCCGAAGGCAGCAATTCACAGACAAGGAAATATCTTGTGCCAGAAGACTACCAGAACTACTTGCTACCCGTCAAGTTGGTTGGCGTCTCTGTCGATTTGACACCCGCGCAGATCAAGCCACTGCGACAGATTGATCCGCTGCtcttccaaggctgccatcCAGAAACTGGCGTCTTTATCTATGTCTCAGTTCTAGAGACGCCAGAGGTGAACGGCAGTGCTGGAACCGCTGACGAACACTACCGCGTGCAAATCATGACCTCATGGCTCGCCAAAGATCACGACGAGCACATCCCCGAGTCAAACTCGGAGCGCATCGCCATGATTAAGCGCCTGGCTACCGGCTTCCACCCGGACTTGTACAGCATTGTACAGGCCATCCCCGAGACTTCGCCCACCCTACACCTCGTCTTGCAAGACTGGCCCTGCCGGGACTGGGACAATCATGACGGCCGAGTGACTCTGGCTGGCGACGCCGCGCACGCCATGGTCATGTACCGTGGCGAGGCGGGCAACCACGGCATTCTCGACGCTTGGCATTTGCTTCGCCAGATCAAGGCAGTGTACGCCGGTGACAAGACTCGGGCTGAGGCCATGGACGCGTATGAGagggagatgaaggagaggGCCATGCCGGCTGTTCTGCTGAGCCGGCAGGCGTGCTTGGATGCGCATGACTTTCACGGCTTGAATGAGAATTCGGCGGTTCTCAAGAAGAGGGCAATTAACGCGGCTAGAACATGAATTGTACGTCAAGTTGTGTAAAATTTGTAATTTAATGTGCAGAGTAATTGATTATCTCAACAACACGCCATGATTTAACATACTATAATCTGAAGAGTCGGCTCAATGAGCTTCCTTCGCTGTATATCGAGATGATACGACGTATAGTCAATATTCATCAATTTGACCCAACTTTGTGGCCATACTGCATGTATTTAATTTCCTTTTCATAGCTCACACCTAGATTATTGCTATTTCCCCAAGTTATACAATAAAATAAAGCGAAAATGCAAAGCAAGCACATCTCATTTCGTTGCAGGGTACCGAGAAAGCCCATTTCCTAATTTGGAAGCGCTAACATCGTCTCTCCAAAACCATGAGATCCCGTCGACTATTTTACATATTCTACGTCAGCGGTAACATTCTCCGCTCTCATTTAGTTTCATGTACCAAGATTAGATTTGAGATAGTCAAGGGCAATTCTCCGCCTTGGCGCCCCTTCAATACCAACTTGGAATTTTGGAAATTTAGTCTCAGTTAGGCGCATGGGCCTCTCcgatgttggtgatgatcCATGACGCAAGTACCGAAAGCGTCGATCTAGATAAAGTTTAACAGCACAATGAATCGGCAACGTAAAAGGCTGAAAGATTTCTCCATATAAGAAGCCAATATCTACTCTGCTGTTGTAGTCAGAATCATATGTAGAATAAGAAAGTCGATCTCTTTGAACATAGAAAGAGCAACAACCGCTTTCAaaatgaaggaaaagaacgAGGTCATCCAGGAGTTCAAGGAACTCGTCAACATGACGGCCAAGGAATTGAAGGACTGGCTAAAGGGCGACCAGTCTGAAGGCGCAGGATGGCCTAAAGAGGATGGGGGCGGAGAATCTGTTGGCCACGACAGCGGTCGACAGATTGTTGAGATTCTAGAGGCCAACTCGGAAAAGGATCCGGAAAGGTACACGGACGATCACATCACCCACATGAGAAAGGTCGTaggctacatgtacgttTGGGCGCTTTACATCTCTGCTATTGCAGCATAACGACAAGGAAAGCTAATTGAAAGACGGCAGCAAACGGCACTTGgctcaagaagaaaaggcaaataataaaaagcccGTTGAGGAGGTCAAAAAGACCAAATCTTATGCATCGCTCAAGAACTGGGGCCATGATACCATCAAGAAGCGGGAGGCAAACGGAGGCGGCGCTGAAGCAGATGCCGAAGGcgaagagcaagagcaagaggaagggaaggaagacgaagacgaagaggaaagggaaaaggcaGGAGAAAAACGAAAAGCGCCAGATGACCAGTCTGGCACaagcaagaagagagaaacagaGGATGGCGCAGCGGCAGTAGACAAtgatgaaaaggaaaaggacgatcaggctgaagaagatgaggaagactCAAAGAAAGGAGGCCATCCGAAtggcaaaggaggaggaaacggaaaagaaacaaaaggtcCTGAAAAGGGAGATACAGTGAGCTGGAACTGGGGCCAAGGACAGCCTGAAGGGAAGGTCAAGGAGGTCAATCCTGGAGAGTGAGTctgccgccatcgccgaatCTATTATCTTGAGGCTAACTGTGTATAGGACGACTATTGAGACGAAGAAAGGAACCCAAGTATCGCGAaagggagatgaagatgatccTGCCGTCGTCCTTGATACGGGAAAGTCGGAGGCGGTCAAGTTGAATCACGAACTCAACGAGACTGAGGATTAAGTTGACTGCTGTGTGTCAAACTAATATGAGAGTTGGGTATAATAAAACGAGTATGCGTCGCCACATGTAGCTGATTCAAGCTCATGCTAGTACTTGTTCAAACCGGGCAATAATCATATAAAATAATTGTCAATTGTGACTATCGATAGCTCAAAATATTTCCATGCGCCTGAAATTCTGCGTTCCGTAGGCATGATGGAAGCATCGTATCTACATGCAGGTCGATGAAGCTTAGAGATGGAGCACATGCACTTAAATCGAATCGAATCGATAGTGTCGATAGTTCCAGCTTTTGGGGCTTCCTCGGCTCAACCGCCCGTAGCGCCCACTCTAGCGATTGAGTCCAGTGGAGCTGCCCGGCGGAATACAGCGGGGTACAGCGGGGTCTGCAGCGCAGCAGTCGCATTCGGCTGACGATGAGTTTCTCGCCAGCCGGCTGTGCTGCTTATTCTTTTGACCTCTCGCTCCAACCGTCTGGCAAAGCTTTCCTCGTGGAGGCCCAGCTCTCGGCTGTTGTCAGAAACGGCGCCCTTTGCTGACCTCTGTCCTGTCCACCAGCGCCTGCTCCCCGGCACAGCATGCGTTTTGATTAGTGAAAGCCTCCCATCATGACGACTTgatccatcgccatcatgtaAGATTCGCAGCAAAATGGCGCTCCTCCGATTGTCGTCCGACTAAGAGAATGCTAATTCATGATCATCATGCAGGATCGAGCCTTCGATTCGACTGCGACGCGCAATCCACGCGGGCGATGCGCTGCTCGTGAAGCGCATCCTCAAATCCCACCCTTCGCTCCTCCACAACCCCGACACCTCTCCGGTTGGCCTCTCCAACTCCAACATGCACCTTGCCGCCTCGCTCGGCCACAAGCAAGTCTGCAAGGTGCTCCTCGAAGCCGGACACGAAGATCCATGCCCCGCCCTAAACGAGAACCACCAGACGGCCCTCATGCTTGCCTCTGGTGCTGGCCACACAGAAGTCGTCCACTTGCTGTGTGAGAACGACACGGGTTGTATTCTACGAAGAGACGTTCGCGGCCGAGATGCCGTCATGGAGGCCAGCGTGGGCGGCCACGACACTATACTACAGCTGCTGTTGACATATGTCCCTGGAGGACCCTACGAGGCGGTGCAAAGAGCCGATGCAGAGGGAAACACGGCTCTCCACTATGCaagcggcaatggcaacttGCTGGGCTTGCGGACTTTGCTCGCGGCCGGTGCAGACGTCGAAAGGCGCAACATTTGGAACTGGACGCCGGCCGCGTATAGCGCCACTGTGCAGGCCGAAGTGTACCTCAAGGGCTTGGTCTCAGAGGTTGGAAAGcttcagcaacagcagcagaagcgcaagaaggAGGTCGAGGTAGCGaccaagaagatggctgtTGGCACGGTGAGGATAGTTCGACAGGATAGCATTGATGGCGACCGACTTTATGACCTTTGATGTATGAGACGTTTCATACGTGGAAAGCGATATGCGTCTTCTTGTGAGATGACACCCAAGACAGATTTACAAGCTGGATTTATGGGCTATGGACTGCGATGAAGCCTTTTGTATTCTGACATGCTGTTTATTGTGTTTGCC is a window encoding:
- a CDS encoding uncharacterized protein (EggNog:ENOG41) produces the protein MTVNDKPVLIIGAGVVGLTLAHGLKKANIPFEIYERDENIDARGQGWAITLHWVLQYLGEIIDQDTFAGLDDVQVDPETGRNDTGNFIFINLKTKEPKFYIPPNARRRVNREKLRRLLLKNVAENVHWDKQLTDVQVSDNGVKAAFADGSAAEGKMLIGAEGSNSQTRKYLVPEDYQNYLLPVKLVGVSVDLTPAQIKPLRQIDPLLFQGCHPETGVFIYVSVLETPEVNGSAGTADEHYRVQIMTSWLAKDHDEHIPESNSERIAMIKRLATGFHPDLYSIVQAIPETSPTLHLVLQDWPCRDWDNHDGRVTLAGDAAHAMVMYRGEAGNHGILDAWHLLRQIKAVYAGDKTRAEAMDAYEREMKERAMPAVLLSRQACLDAHDFHGLNENSAVLKKRAINAART
- a CDS encoding uncharacterized protein (EggNog:ENOG41), translating into MKEKNEVIQEFKELVNMTAKELKDWLKGDQSEGAGWPKEDGGGESVGHDSGRQIVEILEANSEKDPERYTDDHITHMRKVVGYIKRHLAQEEKANNKKPVEEVKKTKSYASLKNWGHDTIKKREANGGGAEADAEGEEQEQEEGKEDEDEEEREKAGEKRKAPDDQSGTSKKRETEDGAAAVDNDEKEKDDQAEEDEEDSKKGGHPNGKGGGNGKETKGPEKGDTVSWNWGQGQPEGKVKEVNPGETTIETKKGTQVSRKGDEDDPAVVLDTGKSEAVKLNHELNETED
- a CDS encoding uncharacterized protein (EggNog:ENOG41), whose amino-acid sequence is MIEPSIRLRRAIHAGDALLVKRILKSHPSLLHNPDTSPVGLSNSNMHLAASLGHKQVCKVLLEAGHEDPCPALNENHQTALMLASGAGHTEVVHLLCENDTGCILRRDVRGRDAVMEASVGGHDTILQLLLTYVPGGPYEAVQRADAEGNTALHYASGNGNLLGLRTLLAAGADVERRNIWNWTPAAYSATVQAEVYLKGLVSEVGKLQQQQQKRKKEVEVATKKMAVGTVRIVRQDSIDGDRLYDL